Proteins encoded by one window of Carassius auratus strain Wakin chromosome 8, ASM336829v1, whole genome shotgun sequence:
- the LOC113106896 gene encoding zinc finger protein 608-like isoform X2 produces the protein MADSVIVCLRITLPQTLGKAKLSVKTRSVGTNTQEAEKAFESSYMEPCQPGTSVNLEGIVWHETDEGVLVVNVTWRKRTYVGTLLDCTKHDWAPPRFCESPMSDSEMPYARGRGKRMRLAIPDQSAVDPSLSKIRGITHKRRGVGIGNKGRRGSLNLSGCRTPGYYTVDDIKSNPLMCGKRKGKAPADLDLSLVSDDIRNGNGKRIRAKSRSAPSTPQGKSDPVFLDQVCASPMLIDCPHPNCNKKYKHINGLRYHQSHAHLNSDRKQDFEVESEDRLSDFDEVLSSVPFDSSENIISKKPRSMYKLNAVSSPKRRKALLNNDSSPIGNAKLRPNVASKDGSIDDLSNLPLISNMSVVLENCLITDRSTSVEMPKLEAEGAIDKRDICSKVKKEGYTERCLAKSRTNRPINPAPAPAPPKLTAIPPAAFSTKITEVSSNQASPTVALTKAKNLSLKPIKPKLDIIAQVNMSNTATVLSKDSKRKEKHRLKDRNCKDPRSPKSDLIYTKMDDTKNIGKDFPVSLLKEHLSKQDVVNGSSEMQESRMASIRAEADKVYTFSDNAPSPSIGSSAKTDCVPLTNGDGASTKTNSPAYSDISDATEDGGSNSRSRRSSTQDSNSNSNINPKITSMTTTPAVTPGKEVQSTSHGHGYESHCIPGYLHSGQANSTSFHKVTSPYGRTKDDLRDLNEDIKCSESSSHSSSQSQLQYAETHTALAQSLYYGQYSRGVSMDQKVLMMPSTHRPLGEACCEEMQYSKSRGHVRRGAEQKERTKDEQKQFISTPQSIHKGANSVKINCAKPGFIYVDLDKQLSFQQQQGKASQISMSKEQVVLKESEDLSLESSNSKSNVDTNVTFLNASESQSWSHSYQSKYVKQQNQEVNKISEEMSLSPDKGKNWNMALEPESRLEAELQNVKCETAAEVIEESTRPEGDETAGETSEDSENARGAAASPQQSFIQFQHPYPYLHLCETSSSAYRVMSPALVHNYPGFHYPLYGKTAGREDSEGVQTSKPVTDSTALELLTHPLLPYHGKSPVPGERGSPEQERETEREREPVPFGRHLQAHHLTHLGMSYTLVSGQYDPFQGLSSAALVANQQVTTTQTCSSENDGKM, from the exons GTGGCATGAAACAGACGAAG GGGTTCTTGTTGTGAATGTCACATGGAGGAAAAGGACCTATGTGGGGACTCTCTTGGACTGTACCAAGCATGACTGGGCTCCACCACG GTTTTGTGAATCACCAATGAGTGATTCTGAAATGCCTTATGCACGTGGACGTGGTAAACGGATGCGGTTGGCCATACCAGATCAATCAGCTGTAGACCCGAGTCTTTCCAAGATAAGAGGGATAACACACAAGAGGCGTGGTGTGGGAATCGGCAACAAAGGAAGACGAGGGAGTCTGAATCTCAGTGGCTGTAGGACACCAGGATACTACACCGTGGATGACATCAAATCCAATCCACTTATGTGTGGAAAACGAAAAGGCAAAGCCCCGGCCGATCTAGATTTAAGCTTGGTCTCGGATGACATTAGGAATGGGAATGGGAAAAGGATACGAGCCAAATCCAGGAGCGCTCCTTCCACCCCTCAGGGTAAATCTGACCCTGTGTTTCTTGATCAAGTTTGCGCGTCACCAATGCTAATAGACTGTCCACATCCGAACTGCAACAAGAAGTACAAACATATCAATGGGCTTCGTTACCACCAGTCACACGCTCACCTGAACAGTGACAGAAAGCAAGATTTTGAGGTGGAGAGCGAGGACAGGCTTTCAGATTTTGATGAAGTACTCAGCTCTGTACCttttgattcttctgagaacATCATCTCCAAGAAGCCCAGAAGCATGTATAAACTCAATGCAGTCAGTTCTCCAAAGAGAAGGAAAGCATTGCTCAACAATGATAGCAGTCCCATAGGCAATGCAAAATTACGCCCGAATGTGGCGAGTAAAGACGGATCAATTGACGACCTGAGCAACCTCCCACTCATTTCCAACATGTCTGTTGTCCTTGAGAACTGCCTCATAACGGATCGTAGTACATCTGTTGAGATGCCTAAGCTAGAAGCGGAGGGAGCTATTGATAAGAGGGACATATGTAGCAAAGTTAAGAAAGAAGGGTACACTGAGAGATGCTTAGCCAAGTCTCGAACCAACAGACCCATCAaccctgctcctgctcctgctcctccgAAGCTGACCGCTATTCCACCTGCTGCATTTTCCACTAAAATCACAGAAGTATCTTCTAATCAGGCCTCTCCGACTGTTGCCCTCACGAAAGCCAAGAACCTCTCACTAAAACCCATCAAGCCAAAGCTGGACATTATTGCACAAGTTAACATGTCCAACACCGCCACAGTCCTGAGCAAAGACAGTAAGAGAAAGGAAAAGCATCGATTAAAGGACAGGAATTGTAAAGATCCCCGGAGCCCCAAAAGTGACCTGATTTACACAAAAATGGATGATACAAAGAATATCGGGAAAGACTTTCCTGTGAGCCTCTTGAAAGAGCACTTGAGCAAACAAGATGTTGTAAACGGTTCAAGTGAAATGCAAGAAAGCCGCATGGCGAGTATCAGAGCCGAGGCAGACAAGGTGTACACCTTCTCAGACAATGCTCCGAGTCCTTCCATCGGGAGCTCTGCGAAAACAGACTGCGTCCCTCTTACAAACGGAGATGGCGCAAGTACTAAAACAAACAGTCCTGCATACTCTGACATATCCGATGCAACTGAGGATGGTGGGTCAAACTCAAGGTCCAGAAGGAGCTCGACACAAGATTCAAACTCAAACAGCAACATCAATCCCAAAATTACCTCAATGACTACCACTCCCGCGGTGACCCCAGGAAAAGAGGTCCAGTCCACATCTCATGGCCATGGATATGAATCCCATTGCATCCCAGGTTACTTGCATTCTGGGCAAGCCAATTCAACTTCGTTCCATAAGGTGACCTCACCTTACGGTCGGACGAAGGATGATTTGAGAGATTTAAATGAGGATATAAAATGCTCAGAATCCTCTAGCCACTCAAGTTCCCAATCACAGCTTCAGtacgctgaaacacacacagcccTGGCTCAGTCTTTGTACTATGGACAGTACAGTCGGGGTGTTTCAATGGACCAGAAGGTTCTAATGATGCCCAGCACCCACAGACCTCTCGGTGAGGCATGCTGTGAGGAAATGCAGTATAGCAAGAGTAGAGGTCACGTTAGACGAGGAGCCGAGCAAAAGGAACGAACAAAGGATGAGCAAAAACAGTTTATTAGCACTCCTCAGTCGATTCATAAAGGGGCAAACTCTGTTAAGATTAACTGTGCAAAACCTGGCTTCATCTATGTGGATTTGGACAAGCAGCTGTCCTTTCAGCAGCAGCAGGGGAAAGCGTCCCAAATCTCAATGTCAAAAGAACAAGTGGTCCTCAAGGAATCTGAAGACCTCAGTTTGGAGAGTTCAAACTCAAAATCAAATGTGGacacaaatgtaacatttctaaAT GCTTCAGAATCTCAGTCCTGGAGCCACTCATATCAGTCCAAATATGTGAAGCAGCAAAATCAAGAGGTCAACAAGATCTCTGAGGAAATGAGTCTGAGTCCAGACAAGGGGAAAAACTGGAACATGGCGCTAGAGCCCGAGTCCAGGCTGGAGGCTGAACTCCAGAACGTCAAGTGTGAGACGGCTGCTGAGGTCATCGAGGAAAGTACCAGACCGGAGGGGGACGAGACAGCTGGTGAGACATCTGAAGACTCAGAGAATGCAAGAGGGGCTGCGGCATCACCCCAACAATCCTTCATTCAGTTTCAGCACCCCTACCCCTATTTACACCTGTGTGAGACGAGCAGCAGTGCTTACAGAGTGATGTCTCCAGCTTTGGTGCATAATTACCCAG GTTTCCATTACCCTCTGTATGGAAAAACGGCGGGGAGAGAGGATTCAGAAGGGGTTCAAACCAGCAAACCAGTGACAGATTCGACAGCCTTAGAGCTTCTGACACATCCTCTTCTACCGTATCACGGCAAATCCCCTGTT CCTGGAGAAAGAGGATCTCCAGAGCAGGAACGTGAGACTGAACGGGAGAGAGAACCGGTTCCCTTCGGCCGCCACCTTCAGGCGCATCATCTCACTCACCTGGGCATGAGCTACACGCTGGTGTCTGGCCAGTATGACCCCTTTCAAG GTCTGAGCTCTGCGGCGCTGGTTGCAAATCAGCAAGTGACGACGACACAGACCTGCTCCAGCG AAAATGACGGGAAGATGTGA